AGGACAGAAGACAATACCCCGCTGCTTGCTGCGGGGAGGTTCATTGACTGTTCAAAAAAATTTTTAACCAACATCAAAAAAAGCTTTACATTTTAATCTAGATATTCTATATTATTTGATATAGATAATATAGTTACTATAACATACTATCATAAAAGGTGATTATGCCATGAAAAGAGATTTTACCCGTAGAGAATTCATAAAAATCTCGGGTATAGGTTTGGGTGGACTCGCTGCAAGTGGGAGTCTTCTGAGGTTTGCATCTGATGTATTGGGTTATGGAAATGCTTATCCCCATAAGGTTTTGAGAACCCCAACATATTGTGAGATGTGTACTTTTAAATGTGCAGGTTGGGCATACAGGTTAGACGGCAAGCCGTGGAAAATTATTGGCAATGAGAATGATCAGCATTGCTACGGGCGTCTATGCACAAAGGGTTCTGCCGGGTTTGGCGCATATGACGATCCTGACCGTCTCAAAACACCATTAATCAGAATGCAAGAGAGAGGGAAACAGGTTTTCAAAGAGGTAAGCTGGGATGAAGCCTTTAATTATATAGCGTCTAAACTGAAGAGAATAGCGAAAGAATATGGTCCTGAATGTGTTGCTCTATTTACTCATGGTACGGGCGGGAGCTTCTTTAAGACTTTTCTTCAGGGTTACGGCTCAGATAATATAGCAGCCCCTTCCTATGCCAATTGTCGTGGGCCAAGAGAAGAAGCTTATCTTCTCACGTTTGGAGACGCAATCAGTACGCCGGAACGAACCGATATGAGCAACAGTAAATGCATAGTGTTGATAGGCTCCCATATTGGTGAAAATACACATAGTTCTCAGGTTTATGAATTTGGTCAGGCCATTCACAGGGGAGCCACTATAATAACTGTTGACCCCAGATTTTCGGTTGCAGCGAGTAAATCTAAATACTGGCTTCCTATCAAACCGGGCACTGATATGGCCCTTTTATTAGCATGGATCAATGTCGTTATCGAGGAAGAGCTTTATGATAAAGAATATGTGAAGAAATATACAATCGGTTTTGATGAACTGAGAAAATCAGTTAAAGACGACACACCCGAGTGGGCATATCCTATAACAACTATAAAACCGGAGATTATACGAGAGACGGCAAGGGAGATGGCGAGATATCTGCCTGCAACATTGATTCATCCTGGGAGGCATGTTGTCTGGTACGGGGACGATACTCAGCGTGTACGTGCAGGCGCTATTCTCAATGCACTTCTTGGAAGCTGGGGAAGAAGAGGAGGTTTTTTCATGCCGGTAGAACCAGATGTTCCAGAATATCCTCACCCTCAATTTCCGAAACCAAAAAGATCCTGGCGGGATGCTTTCCCTGGGAAATTTGAGCTGGCAAACCTTGCGCTATCTTCCGGTATTTGTGAAGCGACTATCCCTTCTGCCCGCAGTGACTGTAATTTCAAAGGGTGGATTGTATATGGAACCAATTTGCTGCATGCATTACCGGATAGAAAAAAAACAATCGAGGCGATACATAACCTTGACCTTCTGGTTGTTGTCGATATATTGCCTTCTGAAATTTCGGGTTGGGCAGATGTTGTTTTGCCGGAGTGCACGTATCTGGAACGCTACGATGACCTTAGAACAGAATGGGGGCGGGAATCGCAGATAGCTTTGCGAATGCCAGCTTTCCAACCGAAATACAATACAAAACCGGCATGGTGGATGGCGAAGCAATTGGCAGATAAGATGGGACTTGGGCAGTACTTTTCATGGAAAAATATAGAGGAATATCTTGATTACCGCTTAAAAAAAGCTGGTACTTCCTTAAGAGAGATGCAAGAAATTGGGGTTAAGGTTCTAAAAAGGGAAACGCCCCTTTATTTCGCCAAAGGAGAGGAAGTAAAGTTTGCTACACCAAGCGGTAAGATTGAACTCTATTCTAAGACATTGAAGGACTATGGTTTTGATCCCGTGCCAAGGTATGTACACCATGAGGAGCCACCCAAAGGATATTACAGGCTTCTCTACGGTCGATCCCCATCCCATTCATTCGGAAGAACAACGAATAACCCTCTCTTGACCCAGATGGATCCAGAAAATGAGATATGGATTAATACTGACGTGTCAAAGGAATGGGGGTTAAAGGACGGTCAGTATCTCAGGCTCGAAAACCAGGATCAGGTAGTAAGCAACAGAGTCAAAGTAAAGGTGACCGAACGTATCCGGGCAGACTGCATTTATATGGTTCATGGATTTGGTCATGACCAGAAGAGATTGAAACGGTCTTATATGAAAGGGGCAAGTGATACCGGGCTTATTACCAGAACAAAGATCGATCCCATTATGGGAGGAGTAGGTATGAGAGCAAATTTTGTGACATTTAATGTTTAGGAGAGAGAAGTGAAAAAATACGCAATGGTCATTGACACAAAAAGCTGTGTGGGTTGTGGTGACTGTGTTATCGCATGCAAGACTGAGAATCTTGTTCCCGAAGGTCTGCACAGGGATTGGATTGTGGAGGATGTTTCGGGAAAATTCCCTAATCTTAATATGGAAATCCGTTCCGAGAGGTGCAATCATTGCTCGAATCCTCCATGTGTTACCTATTGCCCTACGGGAGCCAGCTATATAAAAAGCGGGTCGAATATTGTACTTGTGAACAAAAGCAAATGTACCGGCTGCAAAGCCTGTATAGCAGCATGTCCCTACGATGCCCGTTTTATAATGCCTGAAGGATATGTGAGCAAGTGTACTTTTTGTGAGCATCGTATAAAAAAAGGGTTGGTCCCGGCGTGTGCGTCTGTATGCCCAACCCATTCTATAGATTTTGGTGATGTAAATGAGTCTGTGAGTAACGTTTTAAAACTATTAAGAAAAAGGAGATACAAAACATTGATCCCTGAAGCAGGAACCAGACCGAATGTCTATTATCTTATTTGACGGTCTCCTAAAAAGTCCCCAAAGCCGTCACTCCGGCGAAAGCCGGAGTCTAGAAGTGCTTGAAATTACTTGATTCCGGTGCCTGCCCCGTACTTGGTGCGGGGTCCGCCGGAATGACAAGAAAGAGAGTTTCCTGACTTTTTACGACTTCATCTTATTTGAGGTGACAATAATGGAAGTTGAGATTACCACCAATAAAATGAATTATCTTGTTGATCCAAATCTCCATATATGGGGGTGGGAAGTCCCCGTTTATCTTTTCCTGGGGGGGGTAACAGCAGGGATACTGATTGTTGTTTCTTTTATGTTATTGAAAGACAAAGGAGAGAAATCCCATGTTGTTGCCAATAGGCTGGCGCTTCTTGCACCTGTACTTCTGAGTTTAGGAATACTTGCTCTTTTTGTAGACCTTGAGCATAAATTGTATGTATGGCGATTTTATACGACCTTTCGGTTTACATCCCCCATGTCTTGGGGTTCCTGGATACTGCTCATTGTATATCCGATAAGCTTTTTACTGACACTGACAACATTTAGAAAGGGCTTTTCAAAGGCTTCTTTATGGATTGACGCCTGTATTCAATCGAAGCCCAGGATATGGAGATACCTGAGCGCATATTTCTGGCTTCTCGGTTTTTCTGAAAAACACAGGAGATTGATAGCGAAGATAGCCATTCCTTTTGGTATCCTTCTTGGTATCTATACAGGAATTCTCCTGAGTACTTTTGGTGCACGACCTTTCTGGAACTCTCCAATCATGGGACCTATTTTCCTCGTGTCAGGGGTTTCGACAGCGGTTGCCATGGTTGTGTTATTTTCAAAGGATCATGAAGAAATAGAATTTTTCACAAGGGTAGATATTTGGTTAATCGCAGGTGAAATATCCTTGCTTATATTATTCATCACTGGAATGTTATCTTCTTCAGAACAACATTTAAAGGCAATACAATTGATTTTAGGCGGAGAGATGACCACGTATTTCTGGGTGTTTTTCTTTGGGATTGGTCTTCTTCTCCCTGCCTTTCTTGAGTTTATGGAACTGAAAGGCAGAAAAATCCCCGGCACTATAGCAGCTTCTCTCGTATTGTTTGGAGGGATTTTGCTGAGGTTTATAATCGTTGAGGCAGGACAGGTATCAACATGGATTGGTTATTAATAAAGAGGAAGTAAATACAAAAGGAGGTACGGTATGGCAGGCAAAAGATACTCTTCCCCATATCTAGCAGGAGTCGGACTAGGACTGGTTCTTCTGGCTTCATTCTTTATAACAGGGCATGGATTAGGAGCATCTGGTTCTATGATGAGTGCAGTTGTCGCAGTCGAAAAGGTTTTTTCACCTGAACATGTTAACCAGAACGAGTACCTGGCAAAATACGGAGGAGGGGACACAAACCCTTTGAAGGATTGGTATGTATTCGAGCTTGTTGGAGTCCTTGTTGGGGGGCTTATTTCAGGGGCCCTTGCGGGAAGGGTAAAAAAGGAAACGAATCATGGCCCGCGGATAAGTAAAAGACAGCGTTGGGTTTTTGCTGTTATTGGAGGTGTTTTGTTCGGTTTTGGTGCCCGTCTGGCAAGAGGCTGCACAAGTGGAGTAGCCCTTTCGGGTGGAGCGGCACTTTCTCTGGGCGCATGGATTACTATGATGTCAATCTTTGCCGGAGCTTATGCCCTTGCATTTGTCTTCAGAAAATTGTGGATTTAGGAGGAGTATAATGTTTGCGCCATTAGAAATAACACATGATTTTAGGCTGGAGATAAGTTTGTTGATTGGTTTCCTCATAGGCATTGGATTTGGTTTTTTTCTCGAAAGGGGAGGTTTTGGAAATTCGCGCAAGCTTGCACTTCAGTTTTATTTCCGCGACCTTACTGTTTTTAAGGTGATGTTTACAGCTATTGTTACTGCGATGACAGGAATGATTTTTTTTAATGCCTTCGGCTGGCTTGATCTTGATTCGATTTATATCAACCCAACCTATCTCTGGCCAGGGATTATTGGAGGATTAATCATGGGAGCCGGTTTTGTTATAGGGGGATACTGACCCGGTACGAGTGCTGTAGGTCTCAGCACATTGAAGACAGATGCCTTATTTTATATTGTCGGGGTACTTTTTGGAGTGTTTGTTTTTGGAGAGACCATCCCATTATTCAATGATTTCTTTATAAGCGGATTTTGGGGAGAAAGAATAACACTATACGGAATCCTGGGAATATCGGCAGGTGTTGTTGGTTCCTTCGTTCTTTTGATTGCACTTGGCGGTTTCTGGGGTGCTGAGTGGGCTGAAAAAAGGTTTGGAGAAAAGGAGGAAGCATGAAACTACAAGGGAAACAGATTGGAGTTTTAATAGCCCTGATTTTGGCTGGGATAATGCTTTTTCTTCCTTATCAGGATAGTTCAAAGTATCGGTTTGATCCCGAAGTTGTTGCCAGGAGTATAATTGAAGGTACAGACCAGATAGGTCCTCAGACACTTTCAGAATGGATAATAGAAGGGCGCAGGGATTTTATTTTAATAGATATCAGAAGCGAAAAAGAATTTGAAAAGGGCAAAATAAAGGGCGCAGAAAATATACCATTACAAAAATTAATTACAAAGAGTACTATTGAAGGGTTACCAAAAGACAAGATTATTGTGATTTATTCCAATGGAAGCTCTCATGCAAGTCAGGCATGGCTTGTAATGAAGACTGCGGGCATCGACGCTTATATCCTTGAAGGAGGTTTTAATTATTGGAGCAGTTTTATTTTAAACCCGGCACAATGCTCTATAAACGCTTCAGATGATGAGGTTCTTAAATACAAGTCACAAATAGCCGTGGGTAACTATTTTGGAGGGGGTTCCCCCGTGGCTTCGACCGTAGATGATAAAACAAAGACTGAAAAGAAAGCAATAGAGATGCCGAAAAAAACAAACAAGAAACTGAAAGGGTGCTAAAATAGAGGATGAAAACAGGAAGGGCAGAAAGTAAAAAGGTGGAGAAGGAAATACTATCCAGCGAACCTGTTTATACAATCGGAATTGCCTCAAAGAAACTGGATATTTCAGTTCATTCTCTTCGCCAGTATGAGAGGGAAGGATTGATTATCCCCTTTAAGACATCTACAGGAAGACGGATTTATTCCGATTTAGAGTTGGAAAAAATTCGTTGTATTAAAGAAATGACACAGGTTGAGGGGCTCAACTTTGAGGGAATGCGACGTATGATGGCGCTTATTCCTTGCCATAAGATAAGAGGTTGTTCAATAAAAGTAAAAAATTCGTGCAAGGCTTTTATAGATAAAACACTACCCTGCTGGGTACTAAGAGAAAATTGTTCCTGTCAGCTGCCCTCTTGCAGGGATTGTCCTGTTTATCAAAGTTTTGCTCATTGTGATGATATAAAGCCGTTGATTTATGAAGCGGAAAAGGAAAGATGAAAGCTTCCATTTTTTCAGGAGGGACTAATTAGTGCTGTCCACTAGTAATTAACTTTTAGCAGGAACAATCCCTGGGGAGGGGCCATTATACCGGCTTTTTTTCTGTCTTTAGCTCTAAGTATCTCTTCAAATTCACTTCCCCCGATTTTACCATTGCCCACATCGACCATTGTCCCTACAATATTTCTTACCATCTGTTTCAAAAAGGCATTGGCTTCAATCTCAAAGATTATGAATCCCTTTGGACTTTTATCAAGGGATATAGCATAAACCTCTCTGATAGGGTTATGGCTGTTGCAACCTGATGCCTTAAAGGAAGAAAAATCGTGTTTCCCGATGAGGCATTTCACAGCCTTTTTCATTTTCTTAACGTTCAATTTAAAGGGTATAAACCAGGAGAAATTCCTGTATAGGGGAGAAGGAAACCTCTGGTTCAGGATTACATATCTGTATATCTTGCTTTTGGCGCTGTATCGGGCATGAAAATCTTGTTCTACCTCACTAATTTCTTTAATAGAAATATCAGGAGGAAGCAGGCTGTTAAGCCCCCTCTGTATGTTGTTTATTTCAAGTCGAGAATTGGTGGGAAAATTTGCTACCTGTTCTACGGCATGAACACCTGCATCTGTTCTCCCTGCTGCAATCAGTCTGATTTCTTCCTGGGTGATTTTCTGTAACCTTTCCTCGATGGTCTCCTGTATAGTCACTGCATTGGGCTGAATCTGCCAGCCGTGATAGTTGGTACCATCGTATTCGATAACAAGCTTGATATTCCGCATCTATTTTGTTCTTTTTCAGGATATTTAATTCTCTCATAAAGTTAGTTGGTGCTTTGACTCATAAATAGCTTTACCAAAAATGTCTCCCCTCCCTTGAAGACTGTGTCACAATCCCCTTTTTTGTCATTTCGAGCAAAGCTAGAAATCTAAATCATTAGTAATATTAAGATGTTAAAATTCCTCATCCACAAGAGGCAGATTCGGAATGACATTTTCCCCTATTACGACACAGTTTCCAGACACGGGGTCAAGCACGGAATGACAGAATACAGAATAGCGAAAATAATCTTAAGAATACCCCTTATAACTTCAAACTGGTTTGACGAATTACATCATCGTATACCCACCACTTACGCTTAAAGTCTGGCCCGTTATATGACCTGCACGGCTGGAAGCAAGAAAAACAACTGCGTTTGCAATATCTTCAGGCGTACCGAGCTTTCTTAAGGGATATAGCTTTTTAGCTCTTTCTTGAGCCTCAGGTGAGAATACCTCACCCTCTTCACCTTTCCACAGGCTCATTTCACCGCAATCTTCAAGCCTGCCAGGAGTAAGCCCCGGGCACACTACATTAAGCCTAATCCCGAAACGCCCATTTTCCCTTGCTATAGTTTTTGTAAGCGCAATTACTCCGCCCTTGCACCCAGCATATACAGCCTCCCTATACTCTCCCATTCTTCCTGCATCCGACCCGATACTGATTATGCTTCCCTGCTTCCTTTCTATCATATGATCAAGAACGGCCCTTATGCCGTTTATAACGCCCCAGTAATTTATAGATATCTCTTTCTCCCACTCACTCCTTGGTTTTTCCACAAAGAGCCGGTCAACTGCCCAACCTGCATTGTTGATTAAAATATCTATTGAGCCGAATTCTTCCAAAGCTTTTTTTACAGTATTTTGCACACTGTTCCAATCAGAAACATCGGTTTTCACGGCTATACCTTTAACGCCAAGGTTCTTTATGTCTCCAGCTGTCTTCTCTGCCTGTTTTTCATCCCAATCACCTATCAGGACATTTGCCTTTTCCTCTGCAAACAGCATCGAAATAGCTCTGCCTATATTTGAACCTCCGCCCATGACAATAACATTTTTCCCTGCTAAACCTAGATCCATCTTTTTTATCCTCCTTTTTTAAATAGTTAAGAATATCAAAGCGGTAAAACATTCATAATAGACTTATAAAAAAGCTGCTCTTTACTCCTCAAGATCGAAAACCATCCCCCCATAGTAAGTAGTGTTAATTATAAATAACGTTCCCAAGTCCCTGTTTTATATTGCCCTTTTCCTATAGATTCAACGTGAAGTTGAGCTAGAGCGTTAGCGATCGGCTCCAATGGCTGGTTGGCCGATATATTCAGCATGAAGACCTGAATTTTTTGCAGCCATAAATTGTCTTTTGTCAGAGGTTATAAACAGGTCAGCCTTCCACTCAAGAGCACATGCGACATGAAGAGAGTCCAGTGCGCGTAACGCATTGTTCTCTAAGAGCTTTACCGAACGAGAGATTACTGAAGGGGTTATCTGCAAAACAGTTGCATCTCTAATATCATCCATCAGTTGCTTTTTTACAGCCCTATAATCAACGATAGTTAAAATGTGCTCTCTTAGCCGCCTGTTGAGGCCAGACATAATTTCAGGCACTAAAACAATAGAGAAAGCTAACTCCGAAGCATCCTCCAAAAAGCCTTCCAGTTCTTCACTACCAGTCTCTTGCACATATCTTTTGGCAAACGATGATGAATCAACTGCAAGCTTCATGAGGTCGTCTCACGTTCTTCTAAGATAGCCGAAGATAAATCGCTTCCCTGGATACGCAAACGGATTCCTGATAGTTTCCATGCTGGGGTTCTTTGTACTTTTTCAGAAAAAGGGACTATCTCAGCTACTGGTTTCCCGTGCCTAAGAAGAATAAGCGTTTCTCCATGCTCCACTTCAGTTATTAAATCTGAAGCCTTTTTGCGGAAATCTGTGAATGCGACGCTTTTCATTTACACACCTCCTCATGTGTACATTCAAGTGTACATCTTAGGTGGTGTTTTGTCAAGAATAATATCTGTACCTAGCCACTGCAATCTCCTTGCATAAAGGTTAAGCGCCTGCCTGTCAGGCAGACAGGTTTTGACCTCATATTATTGCAGTGATAGTACCATAAATCTGCCATATCATAAAGTAACTGGAGACATCCAGACTTTTTCTACAGATTCAACACCTCGGCTGACTTGCCGCAGGTTTTAGCGATCAAGTCCAGCCGGTTGTTATGCGGGTTTTTGAATGTTTTGCTGTGCCAACTCACCAGTTGGATTCATGGTTCGGGAAGGTCTTTCGTTATCAAATAAGGTCCCTTGGCTTGAATATGCCCTTATCCTTTGATTTGTCAGTTTTATATATTCAGGTTCTATGTCATACCCAATATAGTGCCTCTTGTCTTTTAAGGCGGCAAGGCAAGCGGTTCCGCTACCACAAAAAGGGTCTAATACAACATCGTCTTTGAAAGTATAGAGCTGGATTAAGCGGTGGGGTAGTTCCTCTGGAAAAGGAGCCGGATGCCCTATACTGCGTGCAGAAACGGCCGGAAAGGTCCAGACGCTTTTGGTCCATTCGAGGAATTCTTCTTTACCGATAGTGTCCTTTTTATATCCTCGTTTTCTAGAAAACGATTCCTTTGAAAAAATTAAAATATATTCGTGTATATCCCTCAATACAGGATTAGCAGCCGACTGCCAACTTCCCCAAGCAGTTGAGGGGCTGGCGCTTGAAGCCTTATCCCAGATAATTTCGCCCCTCATCAGATATCCGATTTCAAGCATGTCTTCTATGATATAACTATGGAGTGGGATATATGGTTTCCTGCCGAGATTAGCCACATTAATACAAGCCTTCCCCCCGGTTACAAGTTTCTTGTAAGTCTCTTTGAATACAGCCTTTAATAATGCTCTGTAATCGTCGAGGGAAAGATCTTTATCGTATTCCTTTTTTACATTATATGGTGGAGAAGTGATCATTAAATGGACACTGTAATCAGGTAGTTCATCCATAACTTCACTTGATTTGCAGTAGATTTTGTCTATGTTTTCAGGGGGTATGTTGTTTTCAATGAACTTAACCCGTTTAGGAGGTTGTTTACCTGCATACATTTTGCTGGAATAAAACTCTGAAGAATCGTGATTGATCCGCCCTGGAGCTCCGAAGGAACTCGTTTTTGTTCCATTGCGTTTGAATTTAAAATCTGGCATGTTTTATTATTCCTTAATAAGCCTTAAAAAAACTTCAGCTTTCTTTTCGTATGTGCCTTCAAGATTTGCAGTTTCAATAATCTTCCCCAATTCATTCTTACTCTTCATACTTGAAAAATAATTCCTTTCCTCTGCCAACAAAACATTGAGCGCTCTTTTTAATTCTTCAAAATCATCAAACCGAATAAATCCCTCCTTCTCGGTTTTTTTTGATGTTTTCTCTTTTATCGTCCAATGGCCTAGGATTTACAGACCAAAAACCCTGTATGATTCCAGCAACTTTCAAATGGTCAACTTTTGAAAAGTAGCTCTCTGTAATGGGAGTATTGCCCACAACAATTAATGGAATCGTTGAAGCCTTGAAGCTTGAGACCCTTATGTTTATGCTTTTGCCTATAGCTTTTAGCATCGAATCTGAACGTAATAACCCGGGATTTCCCTGATGAGTTTTATAATCACCAATACAGGATAGGGAATTTGAATGGAATTTCCAGTTCCAGACGATGGACATCTTAACCTCAACTATGGTCAAGATGTCCCCTGGTTTCTGTATTATATTTTTGTTTTTTGAAATGACGACATCGGCAGGAGACATGTTTGATAAGGCAATTTCCTCACAGATCGCCCCTTGAACTGCAAACAGCCCCTTATCTTTAACAGCCTCTTGGATTAAGTCCTTTGTCCATTTTTCGGTAAACTTTCCAATTAAAGAATTTCTGCTTTGAAGTGTGCTTTTCTTCCCTTTATACCCTTTGGGCCAATAAGCGAGATAGCTGCCTTCGGCTGTTACATAGAACAACTGTTCGGGAGAGGCAAATTTAGAGGATTCAATAAAAAACTTTTTTTCAACGTCATTATTCCAGAGGTTCACCATTTTAGAATTCTACCTTTTTTTGATTTTAATTAAAAGCTTTTAGTCTGTTGTACCTTCTATCTCATTTTTTATTTTCGCATAACGAGTCTGTAGAAAAAGTCCTTTTACAGGGAAGTAGTTTCCTGATAAAAACGGATTTTTTCAGGCTTTTAACTTGGCAGAGGCTATAAATTTTTCCGGCGAAGCATTATTGCCTTTCCTTCAATCTATGAAGATATCGGGTGGCGTTGCTTTGTTTAGCTTCATCTCTGCTTATCTTACCATCATTCGGGTACATCAGGCAAATCCCAATCCATACCGGTGTATCTTCTTAACGTTGTGCACTATACAGAAGAGATTCCACTGTGTATTCACCTTGATCTTCCCCCGCAATGTGAAACGGTCGAGTCCTATAGCTGATGTAATATGGGCAAACGGTGGCTCACTTATTGCCAGCCGCATTCCGTAAAGAACTCTACCTAAAGCAGAGTCGATCTTTCGCTTCATCCTCTCTGTAAAGGTAATCTCGCCTTTTGCCGACCTTCCCACAAAATAAGCAACCTGCCGTATCTCCGTACGCTCCGGATACCGCAGGCATTGGGAACGAAGGGCGCATGGAAG
This genomic stretch from Thermodesulfobacteriota bacterium harbors:
- the truA gene encoding tRNA pseudouridine(38-40) synthase TruA, encoding MRNIKLVIEYDGTNYHGWQIQPNAVTIQETIEERLQKITQEEIRLIAAGRTDAGVHAVEQVANFPTNSRLEINNIQRGLNSLLPPDISIKEISEVEQDFHARYSAKSKIYRYVILNQRFPSPLYRNFSWFIPFKLNVKKMKKAVKCLIGKHDFSSFKASGCNSHNPIREVYAISLDKSPKGFIIFEIEANAFLKQMVRNIVGTMVDVGNGKIGGSEFEEILRAKDRKKAGIMAPPQGLFLLKVNY
- a CDS encoding SDR family oxidoreductase codes for the protein MDLGLAGKNVIVMGGGSNIGRAISMLFAEEKANVLIGDWDEKQAEKTAGDIKNLGVKGIAVKTDVSDWNSVQNTVKKALEEFGSIDILINNAGWAVDRLFVEKPRSEWEKEISINYWGVINGIRAVLDHMIERKQGSIISIGSDAGRMGEYREAVYAGCKGGVIALTKTIARENGRFGIRLNVVCPGLTPGRLEDCGEMSLWKGEEGEVFSPEAQERAKKLYPLRKLGTPEDIANAVVFLASSRAGHITGQTLSVSGGYTMM
- a CDS encoding type II toxin-antitoxin system Phd/YefM family antitoxin, with product MKSVAFTDFRKKASDLITEVEHGETLILLRHGKPVAEIVPFSEKVQRTPAWKLSGIRLRIQGSDLSSAILEERETTS
- the nrfD gene encoding NrfD/PsrC family molybdoenzyme membrane anchor subunit — translated: MEVEITTNKMNYLVDPNLHIWGWEVPVYLFLGGVTAGILIVVSFMLLKDKGEKSHVVANRLALLAPVLLSLGILALFVDLEHKLYVWRFYTTFRFTSPMSWGSWILLIVYPISFLLTLTTFRKGFSKASLWIDACIQSKPRIWRYLSAYFWLLGFSEKHRRLIAKIAIPFGILLGIYTGILLSTFGARPFWNSPIMGPIFLVSGVSTAVAMVVLFSKDHEEIEFFTRVDIWLIAGEISLLILFITGMLSSSEQHLKAIQLILGGEMTTYFWVFFFGIGLLLPAFLEFMELKGRKIPGTIAASLVLFGGILLRFIIVEAGQVSTWIGY
- a CDS encoding YeeE/YedE thiosulfate transporter family protein; translated protein: MFAPLEITHDFRLEISLLIGFLIGIGFGFFLERGGFGNSRKLALQFYFRDLTVFKVMFTAIVTAMTGMIFFNAFGWLDLDSIYINPTYLWPGIIGGLIMGAGFVIGGY
- a CDS encoding site-specific DNA-methyltransferase, which encodes MPDFKFKRNGTKTSSFGAPGRINHDSSEFYSSKMYAGKQPPKRVKFIENNIPPENIDKIYCKSSEVMDELPDYSVHLMITSPPYNVKKEYDKDLSLDDYRALLKAVFKETYKKLVTGGKACINVANLGRKPYIPLHSYIIEDMLEIGYLMRGEIIWDKASSASPSTAWGSWQSAANPVLRDIHEYILIFSKESFSRKRGYKKDTIGKEEFLEWTKSVWTFPAVSARSIGHPAPFPEELPHRLIQLYTFKDDVVLDPFCGSGTACLAALKDKRHYIGYDIEPEYIKLTNQRIRAYSSQGTLFDNERPSRTMNPTGELAQQNIQKPA
- a CDS encoding YeeE/YedE thiosulfate transporter family protein — encoded protein: MAGKRYSSPYLAGVGLGLVLLASFFITGHGLGASGSMMSAVVAVEKVFSPEHVNQNEYLAKYGGGDTNPLKDWYVFELVGVLVGGLISGALAGRVKKETNHGPRISKRQRWVFAVIGGVLFGFGARLARGCTSGVALSGGAALSLGAWITMMSIFAGAYALAFVFRKLWI
- a CDS encoding 4Fe-4S dicluster domain-containing protein, producing the protein MKKYAMVIDTKSCVGCGDCVIACKTENLVPEGLHRDWIVEDVSGKFPNLNMEIRSERCNHCSNPPCVTYCPTGASYIKSGSNIVLVNKSKCTGCKACIAACPYDARFIMPEGYVSKCTFCEHRIKKGLVPACASVCPTHSIDFGDVNESVSNVLKLLRKRRYKTLIPEAGTRPNVYYLI
- a CDS encoding rhodanese-like domain-containing protein is translated as MKLQGKQIGVLIALILAGIMLFLPYQDSSKYRFDPEVVARSIIEGTDQIGPQTLSEWIIEGRRDFILIDIRSEKEFEKGKIKGAENIPLQKLITKSTIEGLPKDKIIVIYSNGSSHASQAWLVMKTAGIDAYILEGGFNYWSSFILNPAQCSINASDDEVLKYKSQIAVGNYFGGGSPVASTVDDKTKTEKKAIEMPKKTNKKLKGC
- a CDS encoding MerR family transcriptional regulator, producing MKTGRAESKKVEKEILSSEPVYTIGIASKKLDISVHSLRQYEREGLIIPFKTSTGRRIYSDLELEKIRCIKEMTQVEGLNFEGMRRMMALIPCHKIRGCSIKVKNSCKAFIDKTLPCWVLRENCSCQLPSCRDCPVYQSFAHCDDIKPLIYEAEKER
- a CDS encoding type II toxin-antitoxin system VapC family toxin, which gives rise to MKLAVDSSSFAKRYVQETGSEELEGFLEDASELAFSIVLVPEIMSGLNRRLREHILTIVDYRAVKKQLMDDIRDATVLQITPSVISRSVKLLENNALRALDSLHVACALEWKADLFITSDKRQFMAAKNSGLHAEYIGQPAIGADR
- a CDS encoding molybdopterin-dependent oxidoreductase; this translates as MKRDFTRREFIKISGIGLGGLAASGSLLRFASDVLGYGNAYPHKVLRTPTYCEMCTFKCAGWAYRLDGKPWKIIGNENDQHCYGRLCTKGSAGFGAYDDPDRLKTPLIRMQERGKQVFKEVSWDEAFNYIASKLKRIAKEYGPECVALFTHGTGGSFFKTFLQGYGSDNIAAPSYANCRGPREEAYLLTFGDAISTPERTDMSNSKCIVLIGSHIGENTHSSQVYEFGQAIHRGATIITVDPRFSVAASKSKYWLPIKPGTDMALLLAWINVVIEEELYDKEYVKKYTIGFDELRKSVKDDTPEWAYPITTIKPEIIRETAREMARYLPATLIHPGRHVVWYGDDTQRVRAGAILNALLGSWGRRGGFFMPVEPDVPEYPHPQFPKPKRSWRDAFPGKFELANLALSSGICEATIPSARSDCNFKGWIVYGTNLLHALPDRKKTIEAIHNLDLLVVVDILPSEISGWADVVLPECTYLERYDDLRTEWGRESQIALRMPAFQPKYNTKPAWWMAKQLADKMGLGQYFSWKNIEEYLDYRLKKAGTSLREMQEIGVKVLKRETPLYFAKGEEVKFATPSGKIELYSKTLKDYGFDPVPRYVHHEEPPKGYYRLLYGRSPSHSFGRTTNNPLLTQMDPENEIWINTDVSKEWGLKDGQYLRLENQDQVVSNRVKVKVTERIRADCIYMVHGFGHDQKRLKRSYMKGASDTGLITRTKIDPIMGGVGMRANFVTFNV